A window of Aurantibacillus circumpalustris genomic DNA:
TAGCTGAGCACTAACGTTAAGCACCGTTAATAAAGACAATAAGGATAGGTAGATTTTTTTCATAAAAATATTTTAATTAGGTTTTTCAAAAATATGAAAAATTAGCATTCCTTTCACATGGAGTATTCGAATACCAATTAAAATGGACTATTTTAACAGTAGAGAACTATCTCCATAGCTTAAAAACCTAAAATTATGGTCTAAAGCATAGGTGTATATTTCACGCCAACGCTCACCTAGAATTGAACTAATAAGTAATAATAGCGTGCTTTGCGGCTGATGGAAATTGGTAATGATACCCCTTGCAATTTTTAATTCGTAGGGTGGCGCAATTAAAATTTGAGTATGACAAACCAATTTACTTAACCCGCGTTTATCCATCCATGTCAATAGAGAATTTAAACTTAATTCAACACTGATCCTTTTGTTTTCAAGTGAATAAGCCTCCCATTGTTTAATTTCCAAATCTTTAAGAGTTATATCTTTATCATAATAAGTTTTTAGTCCCATCCAATAAAGACTTTCAATGGTTCTTAACGATGTTGTTCCAACTGAAATAATTTTCTTTTCTTTTCCTTCAAGTAATTTGACGATTGATTCTCTTGAAACATCTATCCACTCCGCATGCATTTCATGACCGAACATGTTCTCTGCTTTTACGGGCTTAAAGGTGCCGGCGCCAACATGCAAGGTCACTGAAAGGGAGTCGATATTCTTTTTCTTTATTGCAGTAAGAACACCTTCTGTAAAATGCAATCCAGCTGTTGGTGCTGCCACCGAACCTTCTTTATTGGCATAAATTGTTTGATAGCGATCCAGATCTAAGTTTTCACTTTTCCGCTTTAAGTAAGGCGGAATGGGAGTATTGCCCATTATCTCAATTACTTCAGAAAAATGTAAATCTTGTGGCTCCCAATAAAACTCAATTAATACATCTAACTCTCTGCGTTCAACAAGTTTTGCAAAAAGACTTATGCCTTCGTTTTTCAATT
This region includes:
- a CDS encoding S-adenosylmethionine:tRNA ribosyltransferase-isomerase gives rise to the protein MKHPKDISILDFTYDLPNEKIAVYPLKNRDESKLLVYRNNTIEEDVFKNIDTFLDSDTVLVFNTTKVIRARLNFLNFKGQAIEIFCLEPNSLDLELTQAMSAQKKIQWNCLVGNLKRWKDGDLELKNEGISLFAKLVERRELDVLIEFYWEPQDLHFSEVIEIMGNTPIPPYLKRKSENLDLDRYQTIYANKEGSVAAPTAGLHFTEGVLTAIKKKNIDSLSVTLHVGAGTFKPVKAENMFGHEMHAEWIDVSRESIVKLLEGKEKKIISVGTTSLRTIESLYWMGLKTYYDKDITLKDLEIKQWEAYSLENKRISVELSLNSLLTWMDKRGLSKLVCHTQILIAPPYELKIARGIITNFHQPQSTLLLLISSILGERWREIYTYALDHNFRFLSYGDSSLLLK